The Phosphitispora fastidiosa sequence AACTCAGGATAACTACATGCGGCATGTTAATAGTTTTCACGGTCACTTTGACAAACCTCTTAAATCCCTCGGCTATGACGAAGTGAGGCAATTTCTCCATCATGCAATTACGGAACCGAACTTTACCCGCTGTTTTATCTGTTGACGAGGTTAAAGCTATCTTTAATGTTACCGGAAATCTGAAGCATAAGGCTATTTTGATGACTACCTATGCTGCCGGTCTCAGGGTCGGTGAAATTGCTAATCTTAGGGTCTCTGATATCGATAGTAAGAATATGCAAATCCTTATCAGGCAGGGTAAGGGCAAGAAAGACCGTTATTCCCTGCTCTCTCCTGCTAACCTCTCTATCCTCAGGCAGTACTGGATGCAGTA is a genomic window containing:
- a CDS encoding phage integrase N-terminal SAM-like domain-containing protein, coding for MNLELAVFSPKTQDNYMRHVNSFHGHFDKPLKSLGYDEVRQFLHHAITEPNFTRCFIC
- a CDS encoding tyrosine-type recombinase/integrase; amino-acid sequence: MQLRNRTLPAVLSVDEVKAIFNVTGNLKHKAILMTTYAAGLRVGEIANLRVSDIDSKNMQILIRQGKGKKDRYSLLSPANLSILRQYWMQYRPSYWLFPGKPADKPISIRTVQQVFVDAKVRSGIQKDVSIHTLRHCFATHLLEAGTDILLIQQLLGHTDLRTTCIYL